Proteins from a single region of Bacteroidota bacterium:
- a CDS encoding type II toxin-antitoxin system HicB family antitoxin yields MSRLIKIIVEKHSDGYVAYPVGLKGVVVGQGDSYEEALADARSAVAFHIETFGPEVLDSDDGPVLEVFVAEATVAA; encoded by the coding sequence ATGTCCAGACTCATCAAGATCATCGTCGAGAAGCACTCAGATGGGTACGTTGCCTACCCAGTTGGGTTGAAGGGCGTCGTCGTGGGACAGGGCGATAGCTATGAGGAGGCGCTTGCGGATGCGCGGAGTGCGGTGGCGTTCCACATCGAAACGTTCGGGCCGGAGGTGCTCGATAGCGATGACGGTCCCGTCTTGGAGGTGTTCGTAGCTGAAGCGACCGTAGCCGCCTGA
- a CDS encoding type II toxin-antitoxin system HicA family toxin: MSERFPRDAPLRRVLASLEALGFRIVREGNHIAMLHEDEDGTRTPLTLPNHRTIKGSTLRAILRQSGIGRDEFLKVYRRAK, encoded by the coding sequence ATGTCGGAGCGCTTTCCCCGGGATGCCCCGCTGCGTCGCGTACTGGCGTCGCTCGAAGCGCTCGGCTTCCGGATCGTGCGCGAAGGCAACCACATCGCGATGCTGCATGAGGATGAGGACGGCACCCGGACGCCGCTGACGCTCCCCAACCATCGCACGATCAAAGGTTCTACCTTGCGCGCCATCCTCCGGCAAAGTGGCATTGGGCGGGACGAGTTTTTGAAGGTCTACCGCCGCGCCAAGTAG
- a CDS encoding bifunctional (p)ppGpp synthetase/guanosine-3',5'-bis(diphosphate) 3'-pyrophosphohydrolase gives MIQASAHLDAQLRELKVDAKYRRGLRVLIEHARRRLPSVDEQLLRRAFQVAYWAHRNDRRADGSLYIAHPLEVATIAARDIAFDDVTVVAALLHDTVEDTDISLDFLEAEFGAELAQVVDGVTKIDHVFESKKLGRDENVRKLMLSMASDIRVILVKFADRLHNMRTLESLPQAKQLRIASDTLALFAPLSHRFGLNAIKTELEDLCLKYIDPERYQHITTGLKANRRQRETYLRRFIEPVQKELEGAGLTFEITGRPKSIYSIYRKMKAQDKDLDEIYDLLAIRIILESEGRQGREDCWRVYSILTDLYPPIPERFRDFISLPKSNGYQSLHTTVIGPKGRRIEIQVRTQEMHEIAERGVAAHWKYKEKNADGSRNSPRADERLDSLYSWVRDMLENPQPDAASDFVQEFSLNLYAEEIYVFTPAGDLLTLPRGATPVDFAYQVHTEVGNRCIGAKVNGKMVPLSHKLASGDQVEILTSKKQSPNPDWANFVVTTKAKARIRQHINEKRRKAVDQGRAVFEKRLAKAGVEIDQQAIARTAAKLKFPDSQQVFYEIGTGAYDADTFITALRRGAEAARVETEQANAETAEAQARYLDQEATRVTRQAREANLPALIVDGEPMSDLATRYANCCNPIPGDEVVGFASKTGAITIHRGTCRNALHLMAEQPERILPVDWSRQKDAQFIVGLRIIGEDRVGIVSDLTTMISKNQRTNIRSITVESEDGMFEGNLVLFVSDLKHLQRLMDRMRQIDGIFGVYRFEE, from the coding sequence ATGATCCAGGCCTCCGCCCACCTCGACGCGCAGCTTCGCGAACTCAAAGTCGACGCGAAGTACCGGCGCGGGCTGCGGGTACTGATCGAGCACGCCCGGCGGCGGCTGCCGAGCGTGGACGAGCAGCTGCTCCGCCGCGCCTTCCAGGTGGCCTACTGGGCGCACCGAAACGACCGCCGCGCCGACGGCTCGCTCTACATCGCGCACCCGCTCGAAGTCGCCACCATCGCCGCGCGGGACATCGCCTTCGACGACGTGACCGTGGTCGCCGCGCTGCTGCACGACACCGTCGAGGACACCGACATCTCGCTCGACTTCTTGGAGGCTGAGTTTGGAGCCGAGCTCGCGCAGGTCGTGGACGGCGTCACCAAGATCGACCACGTCTTCGAGAGCAAAAAGCTAGGCCGCGACGAGAACGTGCGCAAGCTCATGCTCTCGATGGCGAGCGACATCCGTGTCATCCTGGTGAAGTTCGCCGACCGGCTGCACAACATGCGGACGCTAGAGAGCCTCCCGCAGGCGAAGCAACTCCGCATCGCTTCGGACACGCTCGCGCTCTTTGCGCCGTTGTCGCACCGCTTCGGCCTCAACGCCATCAAGACGGAGTTGGAGGACCTCTGCCTGAAATACATCGACCCGGAGCGCTACCAGCACATCACGACGGGGCTGAAGGCCAACCGGCGGCAGCGCGAGACGTACCTCCGCCGCTTCATCGAGCCCGTCCAGAAGGAGCTCGAAGGCGCGGGTCTGACGTTCGAGATCACCGGGCGCCCGAAGTCGATCTACTCGATCTACCGGAAGATGAAGGCGCAGGATAAAGACCTCGACGAGATCTACGACCTGCTCGCCATTCGCATCATCCTGGAGAGCGAAGGCCGCCAGGGCCGCGAGGATTGCTGGCGCGTCTACTCGATCCTCACGGACCTCTACCCGCCCATTCCCGAGCGCTTCCGCGACTTTATCTCGCTGCCGAAGTCGAACGGCTACCAGAGCCTCCACACGACCGTCATCGGGCCGAAGGGGCGGCGCATCGAGATCCAGGTGCGCACGCAGGAGATGCACGAGATCGCCGAGCGCGGCGTGGCGGCGCACTGGAAGTACAAGGAGAAGAACGCCGACGGCTCCCGGAACAGCCCGCGCGCCGACGAGCGCCTCGACTCGCTCTACTCGTGGGTGCGCGACATGCTCGAAAACCCGCAGCCCGACGCGGCGAGCGACTTCGTGCAGGAGTTCTCGCTCAACCTCTACGCCGAGGAGATCTACGTCTTCACGCCCGCTGGCGACCTGCTCACGCTCCCGCGCGGCGCTACGCCCGTCGACTTCGCCTACCAGGTGCACACCGAGGTCGGCAACCGCTGCATCGGCGCTAAGGTCAACGGCAAGATGGTCCCGCTTTCGCACAAGCTGGCCTCCGGCGACCAGGTTGAGATCCTCACGTCGAAGAAGCAGTCGCCCAACCCAGACTGGGCGAACTTCGTGGTCACGACGAAGGCGAAGGCCCGCATCCGGCAGCACATCAACGAGAAGCGCCGCAAGGCCGTCGACCAGGGCCGCGCCGTGTTTGAGAAGCGCCTCGCGAAGGCGGGCGTCGAGATCGACCAGCAGGCCATCGCGCGCACAGCGGCGAAGCTGAAGTTTCCCGACTCGCAGCAGGTCTTCTACGAGATCGGCACCGGCGCGTACGACGCCGACACGTTTATCACAGCGCTGCGCCGCGGTGCCGAGGCAGCCCGGGTCGAAACCGAACAGGCTAACGCCGAGACCGCCGAGGCGCAGGCGCGCTACCTCGACCAGGAGGCCACGCGCGTCACGCGCCAGGCCCGCGAGGCCAACCTCCCCGCGCTCATCGTCGACGGCGAGCCGATGTCGGACCTCGCCACGCGCTACGCCAACTGCTGCAACCCGATCCCCGGCGACGAGGTGGTCGGGTTCGCGAGCAAGACGGGCGCCATCACGATCCACCGCGGCACGTGCCGCAACGCGCTCCACCTGATGGCCGAGCAGCCCGAGCGCATCCTGCCCGTGGACTGGAGCCGCCAAAAGGATGCGCAGTTCATCGTCGGCCTGCGCATCATCGGCGAGGACCGCGTCGGCATCGTGAGCGACCTCACCACGATGATCTCGAAGAACCAGCGCACCAACATCCGCTCGATCACGGTCGAGAGCGAGGACGGCATGTTCGAGGGCAACCTCGTGCTCTTCGTGAGCGACCTCAAGCACCTGCAGCGGCTGATGGACCGCATGCGACAGATCGACGGCATCTTCGGCGTCTATCGGTTTGAAGAGTAG